The Aedes albopictus strain Foshan chromosome 1, AalbF5, whole genome shotgun sequence genomic interval TCATTTTGAGTTTACGAACTTCTCTCGTAAGAAAAGCGAAAATTACTGCTACGAAGCATGTGATGAGAACTATTCCTACTATGTTGAGCACTTTAGTCCTTTTGTTTGCTGTTTCTAAGTGCTCCAGCTTATGACGATTCCTAATGTTCAGTTGTTCCATATAGTCAATGGATTCTGGTTCTGTCTGTGACTCATCTACGCTAACTGAATGTAGGGGTAAGATGACAGGtctggattctcctctgaatgttTTGCTGGTAAAGGTTTTTCCGTTGAGGGTGATGGAACAATCTCTAAATGATATGAGAAACGTTCCTGTTAAATTCCTCGGACCATATCCACAACTGTTTTGCATCGAAGTCGGATCAACAGAGTTTTTAACTAACAGTCCGAGATTCTCGATTTCCTTTGTGTCAGGTTTCATTGGAGATCTAATGAAGGTACAGTTACCCGTATTTCCTCTTAGTAACTCATGTAAGCATCCGTCATTTGAAGTGTTAAACAAGATCTGGACGTCGCAGATGATGCTACGCTCGATGTTCATGCATGGATGGGAAATTAGGTAAGACTCATTGTTACCAACAATGgcttttgttgcatttatcggtatgattttaaaCTGTCGTGGAATGGCTTCTATTTGGAGTTGCACCAATTCTCCTTGCCTGAATTTAGGAATTTTTATGAGTAGGATTATGTCTGAGTTATTGTGGAATGCTATGGGTTCCAAAAACTCATAAACTTGGTCATAGCTGTTAATCACCACGCCTTGTGACTCCAACAGATTCGTTGCAAATTCTAGCTCTGATGGTTGTAAGAAAGCCTTTGAAATTAAACCCAACTTGGACAACTGAATGGCCTCGAAAATTGTAGACAGCTGCTGGTTGATCATGTCGATGTTGAAGATGATGTTGTGTAGGTGCAGGAGATGTTCCCATTCGACAGGTCTGTCTAAGCTCAGTCTTGTCTGTTTAATGATGCTATCTATTTCCCTAGACTGTCTATAAGCTTGTTTAGTAATATTGTTAATCCTTTCCTCAAACAATT includes:
- the LOC134284383 gene encoding uncharacterized protein LOC134284383, with translation MTHKHPILFCLTIMMFFNPIYSAYLEILELNENPGIVAFKTNSVFIKEGSHTLFHRFNLFSFTVVLKQYESIILNIEENPKIAELVKILKQKQSQAYFILENLTARSRKTKRSLNFLGSTLKMITGNLDNEDLLKIENQLEILKNSNNLLVTENNEQIQINKLFEERINNITKQAYRQSREIDSIIKQTRLSLDRPVEWEHLLHLHNIIFNIDMINQQLSTIFEAIQLSKLGLISKAFLQPSELEFATNLLESQGVVINSYDQVYEFLEPIAFHNNSDIILLIKIPKFRQGELVQLQIEAIPRQFKIIPINATKAIVGNNESYLISHPCMNIERSIICDVQILFNTSNDGCLHELLRGNTGNCTFIRSPMKPDTKEIENLGLLVKNSVDPTSMQNSCGYGPRNLTGTFLISFRDCSITLNGKTFTSKTFRGESRPVILPLHSVSVDESQTEPESIDYMEQLNIRNRHKLEHLETANKRTKVLNIVGIVLITCFVAVIFAFLTREVRKLKMKLTIRIPANNALESSQTILNRDGSN